The following are from one region of the Salicibibacter kimchii genome:
- the cas8b gene encoding type I-B CRISPR-associated protein Cas8b/Csh1, whose amino-acid sequence MIEAISHLGEMSLEEKNLTEALTLRVPKKQRGKTQHVVEIDLLTDTNQLKIHPPYEVHDDTPLEFLWIGTADGPSSPQWYGTTSNVEYLLSQTIPNLLMMWDRQDAFFNKLQQTYEQFFIDIGPGEAKENRYRYIISPQYYDANVITEIKLKKVVQGAGKDFQKLIKSQHGLSTDEIQLFSLSINGERIIDQPFYRELIVQEKENVFQNAKEGVCSVIGERENVTSDTAKLKFNYYINDKINFASNFEKSGYSRNMVLGKKAYRQLMAGEAYIMRNFYTRFVALPCYVVPEIMFRSKDMDSTNYYLDKLSEKIQGYVETAKTVDVSREVKETTKDYLEEDEDDLNQVVLNFLFFTSSQNSLKVNKLIQSIPVRQMARLINMQRASRELSERFYGEGKWNFGLENIYYLIPMKNQGGNPQEKHKILTVYESMLSGQRISKNWLISEFVHLSKIYQHEQFDSYQIQPVNNIDHHLRNKMLQCQTFLWLMDKLTIEEGEEMEETIDYQLKDGLIVDYMKTMQYGEEESAMFLLGCLIAEVAAKQHSIEDPTKPILNKINYQGMNKTKISMLSTEVHGRLSQLTKTAINSYQESMFAEHKRLFDAALKNWSMRDNETVFYILAGYAFGTQKRFNNIQKEENTNEQ is encoded by the coding sequence ATGATAGAAGCTATAAGTCATCTAGGGGAAATGTCCTTAGAGGAAAAAAACTTAACGGAAGCGTTAACGCTACGTGTTCCAAAAAAACAAAGAGGTAAGACGCAACATGTTGTAGAAATTGACCTACTTACAGATACGAATCAACTAAAAATACATCCCCCATATGAAGTGCATGATGATACTCCACTTGAATTTTTATGGATTGGAACAGCAGATGGACCAAGTAGCCCGCAATGGTATGGTACAACATCGAATGTAGAATACCTATTAAGCCAGACGATCCCTAATCTTTTAATGATGTGGGATCGACAAGATGCATTTTTTAATAAGTTACAGCAGACTTATGAACAATTTTTTATTGACATAGGACCTGGTGAGGCAAAGGAAAACAGGTATAGGTATATCATTTCACCACAGTACTATGATGCTAATGTTATTACAGAGATTAAACTAAAAAAAGTCGTCCAGGGAGCTGGAAAGGACTTTCAAAAACTAATAAAGAGTCAACACGGGCTTTCCACTGATGAAATTCAGCTTTTTTCATTATCGATTAACGGCGAGCGGATCATTGATCAGCCATTTTATCGTGAGTTGATTGTTCAAGAAAAAGAGAATGTATTTCAAAATGCAAAAGAAGGCGTTTGCAGTGTTATCGGAGAGAGAGAAAACGTCACATCCGATACAGCTAAATTAAAGTTTAACTACTATATAAATGACAAAATTAATTTTGCCAGTAATTTTGAAAAAAGTGGCTATTCCAGGAATATGGTTTTAGGAAAAAAAGCGTATCGACAGCTAATGGCTGGAGAAGCATATATAATGAGGAACTTTTACACTCGATTTGTCGCTCTACCTTGTTACGTAGTTCCGGAAATTATGTTTAGAAGTAAAGACATGGACAGCACAAATTATTATTTAGATAAATTGAGTGAAAAAATTCAAGGTTATGTTGAAACGGCAAAAACTGTCGATGTTTCACGTGAGGTTAAGGAAACCACCAAAGACTATCTTGAAGAAGATGAGGATGATTTAAACCAAGTTGTCCTTAACTTTTTATTTTTTACTAGCTCACAAAATTCTCTAAAGGTTAATAAGCTTATTCAGAGCATACCCGTTCGTCAAATGGCACGTCTTATAAATATGCAGCGTGCAAGTAGAGAGTTATCTGAACGTTTTTATGGAGAGGGAAAATGGAACTTTGGTTTGGAAAATATCTATTATTTAATTCCAATGAAGAACCAGGGCGGCAATCCACAAGAAAAACATAAAATATTAACGGTATATGAATCAATGTTGTCAGGTCAAAGAATATCTAAGAACTGGCTGATCAGCGAATTCGTCCATCTATCCAAGATCTATCAACATGAACAATTCGACAGTTACCAGATACAACCAGTAAATAATATTGATCATCACTTACGTAACAAGATGTTACAATGTCAAACATTTCTTTGGCTGATGGACAAATTAACCATAGAGGAGGGTGAAGAAATGGAGGAAACTATTGATTATCAGTTGAAAGATGGCTTAATCGTGGATTATATGAAAACTATGCAATATGGTGAAGAGGAAAGTGCCATGTTTTTACTCGGTTGCTTAATTGCTGAAGTGGCAGCCAAGCAACATAGCATAGAAGATCCGACAAAACCGATACTAAACAAGATCAATTATCAAGGAATGAATAAAACAAAAATTTCAATGTTATCCACAGAGGTTCATGGAAGACTAAGTCAATTAACGAAAACTGCAATAAATTCTTACCAAGAATCTATGTTCGCAGAACATAAACGCTTGTTTGATGCGGCGTTAAAAAATTGGTCGATGAGAGATAATGAAACTGTTTTCTATATTCTTGCAGGATATGCATTTGGTACCCAAAAACGATTCAATAATATCCAAAAGGAGGAAAATACTAATGAACAATAG
- the cas7b gene encoding type I-B CRISPR-associated protein Cas7/Csh2, which yields MNNSEILFLYDAKLTNPNGDIDDENRPRMDYERSINLVSDVRLKRYLRDYFINKELEVYAGQVDGKTVNATKRLENLFEKYDEKINLTKLPEPAKQWMLDQLIDVRLFGATMPIKSEGSKGGSLTYTGPVQFNWGHSLNKVSLVESSSITSHFSSSDANERGSIGKDYRLYYSLIAFHGLISAKRAEHTRLADQDVQLLDEAIVRSIPLQATRSKVGQYPRLYLRVEYNNPEFISGDLRDYLRLEEQEGLRSVAETKVNIDLLVDKLVQVSDQIEKIHIWHDPALELEHKEETKPLTELLPPTLQEKVNSLEGAKV from the coding sequence ATGAACAATAGTGAAATTTTATTTTTATATGATGCCAAGCTTACAAATCCGAATGGTGACATTGACGATGAAAATCGTCCTAGGATGGACTATGAGCGTTCAATTAATTTGGTGAGTGATGTTCGGTTAAAACGTTACTTGCGAGATTACTTTATTAATAAAGAGTTGGAGGTATATGCTGGTCAGGTGGATGGAAAGACGGTAAATGCAACCAAGCGTCTAGAAAATCTATTTGAAAAATATGATGAGAAAATCAATTTGACAAAATTACCTGAACCTGCAAAGCAGTGGATGTTGGATCAACTTATAGACGTACGCTTATTTGGAGCTACGATGCCGATTAAAAGTGAAGGATCAAAGGGGGGATCATTAACATATACAGGTCCTGTTCAGTTTAATTGGGGCCACTCACTCAACAAAGTAAGTCTTGTAGAATCTTCATCGATAACCTCCCATTTTAGTTCAAGTGATGCAAATGAAAGAGGCTCAATCGGTAAAGATTATCGACTATATTATTCATTGATTGCCTTTCATGGTCTGATTAGCGCGAAACGTGCTGAACATACACGTTTAGCAGATCAAGACGTACAATTATTAGATGAAGCGATCGTTCGATCAATACCTTTACAAGCAACACGGAGCAAGGTTGGACAATATCCACGATTATATTTGCGAGTTGAATACAATAACCCTGAATTTATTTCCGGCGATCTTCGAGATTATCTTCGTCTTGAAGAGCAAGAGGGGCTTCGTTCTGTCGCTGAAACGAAAGTTAATATTGATTTATTGGTAGATAAGTTAGTCCAAGTATCTGATCAAATTGAAAAAATCCACATTTGGCATGATCCGGCATTGGAATTGGAGCATAAAGAAGAAACGAAACCATTAACGGAACTTCTGCCACCAACTTTACAAGAAAAAGTGAATAGCTTGGAAGGGGCTAAGGTTTAA
- the cas5b gene encoding type I-B CRISPR-associated protein Cas5b, which yields MSTILVFDLKGAMAQFKKFDTNSSSLTYIAPPRTVIAGLVAGILGYEKDNHYEVFSPENANIAVSVIGWPRKIIQTINYMFAKNKTDLNLSKGRTQIPVEFLFPSLDKHELTYRIFFRHADPNLQYDLKQRLKNQSYAYPPYLGLTEMLGKISWIEEATCEQITADDPIPIHTLSPIEQLKENSVQFNVHSDQLFYQKERMPRFFNGNRYLQETMSYLIERSGRIIAQPKEKYFQVQYQGKTENILFM from the coding sequence ATGTCAACAATTTTAGTGTTCGATCTGAAAGGGGCTATGGCACAATTTAAAAAGTTTGATACAAACTCCTCTTCCTTAACTTATATTGCTCCACCACGAACAGTGATCGCCGGATTAGTAGCGGGTATTCTTGGCTATGAAAAGGATAATCACTATGAAGTGTTCTCGCCAGAAAATGCAAATATTGCAGTTTCAGTGATAGGATGGCCTAGGAAAATTATACAGACAATTAATTATATGTTTGCCAAGAATAAGACAGATTTAAATTTGAGTAAGGGACGTACACAAATACCTGTTGAATTTTTATTCCCGTCACTTGATAAACATGAGCTTACGTATCGTATATTTTTTCGACATGCAGATCCTAATTTGCAATATGATTTAAAACAAAGGCTTAAAAACCAATCATACGCTTATCCTCCCTATTTAGGACTAACAGAAATGTTGGGAAAAATATCTTGGATAGAAGAAGCAACTTGCGAACAAATAACAGCGGATGACCCTATACCGATTCATACATTATCACCTATCGAGCAATTGAAGGAAAATTCCGTTCAATTCAATGTTCATAGTGATCAGCTCTTTTATCAAAAAGAACGGATGCCAAGATTTTTCAATGGAAATCGTTATTTACAAGAGACCATGTCTTACCTAATCGAGCGTTCAGGTAGAATTATTGCCCAGCCAAAAGAAAAGTACTTTCAAGTTCAATACCAGGGCAAAACAGAGAATATATTATTTATGTGA
- the cas3 gene encoding CRISPR-associated helicase Cas3' has translation MYFLSHEDKRLYDHLNEVCQLSKRLVEDVHLKKEKIEHDLLLTLSILNGIGHDFGKYTSYFQDHLKNNNGGKNSHHSFISAVFTAHLVSKIFDEHNSEFASFAPLLCYISVLHHHGNLKAMDHVVLKPDDDLHDYYQRIQTMEIQIEDIKVNAEEIEKELFELGCYYSISIPQNIVHSFIEGWAQTMKQLKQIQRKINKLERKEDAILAELYFIHQVLYSALIDSDKHSASNTHKASRQTIPSDIVDLYRDDNFDLRDKSGMNGWRNKMYNTAISNIEHFNDPIATLTAPTGSGKTLMAYSIALKLREKAEEDGRVPRIIYTLPFTSVIDQNYDQAEEIFEKYVDTFKQNQENFLLKNHHLASIQYKNQEERPVHEALLLTESWESEFIVTTYIQLLETLIGWRNRPLKKFSKLTNSIIILDEIQNIRAEYWPLLRKTFQALTNLFHCKIILMTATQPLIFSQEDTTELLESKAHTKADFFNSMERVDLTYIPNYGGSYSLDEWFQYFSEHYHRNKNYLAIFNTISSSIAIYDKMTKRFPAECYSNLKIVYLSTNIVPIERQRRIKKIKSLMKDYQVIVVSTQVVEAGVDLDFDVVFRDIGPVDSIIQASGRCNRNGRNCRGEVNILPICRDNGQDEAMLVYGKAHISISKELLPKEKTRESDFLDYVDRYFTLIQNHINKDHSKKLWKAIQKLHFNGNYRTETYISDFQLIDDNNSQFVDVFFEIDKESQGLWEEYVTNVFEEPNPEKRFKKHLDLKKEIRKYVISAPLKLFQGDLKDQIDMYERLHLLHIPYYRLSQHYNLEYGVIRSQTEVEVWMM, from the coding sequence ATGTACTTTTTATCCCATGAAGACAAACGATTATATGATCATCTTAATGAGGTCTGTCAGCTGTCAAAGAGGTTGGTAGAGGACGTTCATTTAAAAAAAGAGAAGATCGAACACGATCTTCTCCTGACCCTTTCTATATTAAACGGCATTGGTCATGATTTTGGTAAATATACGAGCTATTTTCAGGATCATCTGAAAAATAACAACGGCGGGAAAAACTCACATCACTCCTTTATTTCTGCAGTATTTACTGCACATTTAGTCAGTAAAATTTTTGACGAACATAATTCAGAATTTGCATCTTTTGCTCCCCTCTTATGCTATATATCCGTCCTGCATCATCACGGAAACTTAAAAGCGATGGATCATGTTGTTCTAAAACCTGATGATGATCTTCATGATTACTATCAACGTATTCAAACAATGGAAATTCAAATTGAGGATATAAAAGTAAATGCAGAAGAGATCGAAAAAGAGCTTTTTGAATTAGGATGTTATTACTCAATCTCTATTCCTCAGAACATTGTCCATTCTTTCATTGAAGGATGGGCGCAAACGATGAAACAACTTAAACAAATCCAACGAAAAATCAATAAGCTTGAACGAAAAGAAGACGCTATTCTGGCTGAACTTTACTTTATTCATCAAGTGTTATACTCTGCTTTAATTGATTCAGATAAACATTCTGCCTCCAATACCCATAAAGCTTCAAGACAAACGATCCCCTCGGATATAGTTGATTTGTATAGGGATGATAATTTTGATCTCAGGGATAAATCGGGAATGAATGGTTGGCGCAACAAAATGTATAATACGGCCATATCTAATATCGAACATTTTAACGACCCGATTGCTACATTGACGGCTCCAACTGGATCCGGAAAAACCTTAATGGCCTATTCCATTGCCTTAAAATTAAGGGAAAAAGCAGAAGAGGATGGAAGAGTGCCGCGTATTATTTACACATTACCATTCACGAGTGTCATAGACCAAAATTACGATCAGGCGGAAGAAATATTTGAAAAATACGTTGATACATTTAAACAAAATCAGGAGAACTTTCTTTTAAAAAATCATCATTTAGCAAGCATTCAATACAAAAATCAAGAGGAACGGCCTGTTCATGAAGCGCTTTTATTAACCGAGAGTTGGGAATCAGAGTTCATCGTTACTACATACATTCAATTGCTAGAGACTTTAATCGGATGGAGAAACCGACCTTTGAAAAAGTTTTCCAAGTTAACTAACAGTATTATCATTCTTGATGAGATACAGAATATCCGGGCAGAATACTGGCCGTTGCTTAGAAAGACTTTTCAAGCTTTAACTAATTTATTTCATTGTAAAATCATTTTGATGACAGCTACACAGCCGTTAATTTTTTCACAGGAAGATACGACAGAACTCTTGGAATCTAAAGCCCATACAAAAGCTGACTTTTTCAACTCAATGGAGCGAGTGGACTTAACATATATCCCCAATTATGGAGGTAGTTATAGTTTAGATGAATGGTTCCAATATTTTTCGGAACACTACCACAGGAATAAAAACTATCTAGCCATTTTTAATACTATATCGTCGTCCATTGCGATATACGATAAAATGACAAAAAGGTTTCCTGCTGAATGCTATTCAAATTTAAAGATCGTCTATTTATCCACAAATATCGTTCCTATAGAAAGACAAAGACGAATCAAGAAAATAAAAAGTTTAATGAAAGACTATCAGGTCATTGTTGTTTCAACACAAGTTGTCGAAGCGGGCGTTGATTTGGACTTTGATGTGGTATTTCGGGACATCGGTCCTGTTGATTCGATTATCCAAGCATCCGGAAGGTGTAACCGTAACGGTAGAAACTGTCGAGGGGAAGTCAATATTCTCCCTATATGCAGAGACAATGGTCAAGATGAAGCGATGCTTGTTTATGGGAAAGCGCACATCAGTATTTCTAAAGAATTGTTACCCAAAGAAAAGACACGTGAGTCAGATTTTCTGGATTATGTCGATAGATATTTTACTTTAATCCAAAATCACATCAATAAGGACCATTCTAAAAAACTTTGGAAGGCGATTCAAAAATTACATTTCAATGGGAACTATAGAACCGAAACATATATTTCCGATTTTCAATTAATTGACGATAACAATTCTCAGTTTGTAGATGTTTTTTTTGAAATTGATAAAGAATCACAGGGCTTGTGGGAAGAATACGTGACCAATGTTTTTGAGGAGCCAAACCCGGAAAAGCGATTTAAGAAACATTTAGACTTGAAGAAAGAAATTAGAAAATATGTCATTTCTGCTCCACTGAAGTTGTTTCAGGGAGATCTGAAAGACCAAATTGATATGTACGAACGTTTGCATTTATTGCATATCCCTTATTATCGACTATCACAACATTATAATTTGGAATATGGAGTTATACGTTCTCAAACAGAAGTTGAAGTATGGATGATGTAA
- the cas4 gene encoding CRISPR-associated protein Cas4 — translation MDVTGTHIWYYFICKREVWLLIHNIAADQDDENIDLGRFINEHTYKRNKREILIGNIKVDRVRKEGDQLIIGEVKKSSRYLESARYQLLFYLQTLRKMGINASGELLFPEEKKTETINLDNESDQRLNAAVEDIRKIARQPIPPAPKKINFCQKCAYREYCWAEG, via the coding sequence ATGGACGTGACAGGTACACACATCTGGTACTACTTCATCTGTAAACGAGAAGTCTGGTTACTCATCCATAATATCGCTGCAGATCAGGATGATGAAAATATAGACTTAGGCCGTTTCATTAATGAACATACGTACAAACGAAACAAAAGGGAAATTTTGATTGGTAATATCAAGGTTGATCGGGTACGAAAAGAAGGGGATCAATTGATTATAGGTGAAGTCAAAAAGTCCTCGCGATATTTGGAAAGCGCACGCTATCAACTGCTCTTTTATCTTCAAACTTTGCGCAAGATGGGGATTAACGCGAGCGGTGAACTGCTTTTTCCTGAAGAAAAGAAAACGGAAACTATCAATTTAGACAATGAATCCGATCAACGTTTAAATGCAGCGGTGGAAGATATTCGTAAAATTGCTCGTCAACCGATTCCACCTGCCCCTAAAAAGATCAATTTTTGTCAAAAATGTGCTTATCGTGAATATTGCTGGGCGGAGGGTTGA
- the cas1b gene encoding type I-B CRISPR-associated endonuclease Cas1b: MKKTLYIFKNGQLRRKDNTLFFENEEGKKVIPVEDTNDIYVFGEVDVSKRFLEFVSQKEICVHYFNYYGYYTGTFYPREHLNAGHVILKQAEHYINFDRRVDLAKTFVRGSVDQMNRVIKYYKNRVSQDRERLEEITEDFGQVYGQLQPLKTVEEAMSVEGHAREKYYSAFDIIIGNRDFRFEKRSSRPPLNRLNALISFGNSICYTMVLSEIYKTYLDPRIGYLHATNFRRFSLNLDVAEIFKPILIDRLIFSLLNKRMIQKKDFDKHTDAILLSESGRKTFISELDNRLKQTVNHRHLGKSVSYRRLVRLELYKVQKHLLGEKDYKPYQASW; the protein is encoded by the coding sequence ATGAAAAAGACACTATACATTTTTAAAAATGGTCAACTTAGACGCAAAGACAACACATTGTTTTTTGAAAATGAGGAAGGCAAGAAAGTTATCCCGGTTGAAGATACAAATGACATATATGTTTTTGGAGAAGTCGATGTAAGCAAGCGATTTTTAGAGTTTGTTTCTCAAAAAGAAATCTGTGTCCACTATTTTAATTATTACGGTTATTATACAGGGACATTTTACCCTCGAGAACATTTAAATGCCGGTCATGTGATTCTTAAGCAAGCCGAGCACTACATTAACTTTGACAGAAGAGTAGATTTGGCAAAAACTTTTGTACGTGGGTCAGTAGATCAAATGAACAGAGTGATCAAATACTATAAGAATCGAGTATCGCAAGACCGGGAACGGTTGGAGGAAATCACGGAAGATTTTGGCCAAGTGTATGGTCAATTACAACCTTTGAAAACCGTAGAAGAAGCTATGTCTGTAGAAGGTCATGCACGGGAAAAATATTATTCTGCTTTTGATATTATTATTGGAAATCGTGATTTTCGTTTTGAAAAAAGAAGTAGCCGTCCCCCGCTAAATCGATTGAATGCATTGATTAGTTTTGGAAATTCGATATGCTATACAATGGTGTTGAGCGAAATTTATAAAACATACCTTGATCCACGTATTGGATATTTACATGCAACGAATTTCAGACGTTTTTCTTTGAATCTGGATGTGGCTGAAATTTTTAAACCTATCCTCATAGACAGGCTTATATTTTCATTACTGAATAAAAGAATGATACAAAAAAAGGATTTTGATAAGCATACCGATGCCATTCTATTATCCGAGTCAGGAAGAAAAACATTTATTTCTGAGTTAGACAATCGGTTAAAACAAACTGTCAACCATCGCCATTTAGGAAAGTCGGTATCCTATCGTCGGTTAGTTCGATTGGAATTGTACAAAGTTCAAAAGCATTTGCTCGGTGAGAAAGATTATAAGCCTTATCAAGCATCCTGGTAG
- the cas2 gene encoding CRISPR-associated endonuclease Cas2, whose product MFVILVYDFAQKRVGKALKIGRKYLHWVQNSVLEGEISKGNFVKLKKELEMLMDPEEDSVILYTFRSQKYSKREEMGLKKGGDDNII is encoded by the coding sequence TTGTTTGTTATTTTAGTATATGATTTTGCTCAAAAGAGAGTAGGGAAAGCATTGAAAATTGGTCGTAAATATTTACACTGGGTTCAGAATTCTGTATTAGAAGGAGAGATTTCTAAGGGCAATTTTGTTAAACTAAAAAAAGAATTAGAAATGTTAATGGATCCCGAAGAAGATTCGGTTATCCTATACACCTTTCGATCACAAAAATATTCCAAACGAGAAGAAATGGGACTCAAAAAAGGTGGTGATGATAACATCATTTAG
- a CDS encoding universal stress protein UspA: MDFSHHDEHILVCVNHGQTGIRLIRRGLKLALKLEAPMTILVFGSLPEDDEHDKIVGMPLFKKISTHYGADLIMEKSDSYKVNKVIADRAKKINATQIIISQMVESLWRRFLGNTTLDGLLKDLPHADVRVVPKHHHEDDMHFEHGVNAYLHGKDNGTYDLAFHHDINTTTHEGVFYKHIRTDFNNGRFVFYEENDIYEVQVLKGHVPHLENIAEGFTS, from the coding sequence ATGGATTTTAGCCATCATGACGAGCATATCTTGGTCTGTGTGAACCATGGCCAAACCGGCATTCGACTTATCCGCCGCGGCCTAAAACTTGCCCTAAAGCTGGAAGCCCCCATGACCATTTTGGTGTTCGGATCCTTGCCCGAAGACGACGAACACGACAAAATTGTCGGCATGCCATTATTTAAAAAAATCTCCACCCATTACGGTGCAGATTTAATCATGGAAAAAAGCGATTCCTATAAAGTCAACAAAGTGATCGCAGACCGAGCAAAAAAAATCAATGCGACACAAATCATCATTAGCCAAATGGTAGAGAGCCTCTGGCGACGATTTTTAGGAAACACAACGCTTGATGGGTTGCTTAAGGATTTGCCACATGCAGACGTTAGGGTCGTACCGAAACATCATCATGAAGATGATATGCATTTTGAGCATGGCGTAAACGCTTATCTACACGGAAAAGATAATGGGACCTATGATCTGGCCTTCCACCATGACATAAACACCACCACACACGAAGGTGTTTTTTACAAGCATATTCGAACCGATTTTAACAATGGACGATTTGTGTTTTACGAAGAGAACGACATCTATGAGGTTCAAGTGTTAAAAGGACATGTGCCGCATTTGGAGAATATCGCTGAAGGATTTACGTCGTAG
- a CDS encoding LCP family protein: MDQRKRVLYTLTVVGVLVLLAIGVGVYNVTSHLDDVTEQVNEPLQRGKMSEKRESVVEPEMDNISVLFMGLDNRESELNGLADAMVLATFNREEGTIKSLSIPRDACVQIPGRMQKDKINHAHAFGGADLAVETVEDLLDIPVDYYVTFNFDAFMDIIDVFDGVDVDVPFAFSEQDAGGSLGAIQFDEGEQTLNGEEALAYVRMRYQDPTGDFGRMERQQEVMEQLADKAMSFQSIAKYTRAFHQLEDNMNFNFSFTELVSLQPYTSNLKKMDTYQLDGTERWENGIFYFDIDDESLTDVASELCEHLELDEA; this comes from the coding sequence ATGGATCAAAGGAAGCGCGTCCTATATACGTTGACAGTCGTTGGTGTATTGGTGTTGTTAGCGATCGGCGTGGGTGTGTACAATGTGACATCCCATCTAGATGATGTGACGGAACAGGTGAACGAACCGTTGCAGCGCGGCAAAATGTCCGAGAAACGGGAGAGTGTTGTGGAGCCGGAGATGGACAACATCTCTGTTTTATTTATGGGTTTGGACAATCGGGAAAGTGAGCTCAACGGGCTTGCGGATGCCATGGTGCTCGCGACCTTCAACCGTGAGGAAGGAACGATAAAGTCCTTAAGCATCCCGCGAGATGCTTGCGTTCAAATTCCCGGGCGAATGCAAAAAGACAAGATAAATCACGCCCACGCGTTTGGTGGGGCGGACTTGGCCGTGGAGACCGTCGAGGACTTATTGGATATTCCGGTCGATTACTATGTCACCTTTAACTTTGATGCATTTATGGACATTATTGATGTTTTTGACGGCGTTGACGTGGATGTTCCGTTTGCATTCAGCGAGCAGGATGCAGGCGGAAGCCTTGGGGCGATCCAATTTGATGAAGGTGAGCAGACGCTCAACGGCGAAGAAGCATTGGCTTACGTCCGGATGAGGTATCAGGACCCCACCGGAGATTTTGGACGCATGGAGCGCCAACAAGAAGTCATGGAGCAGTTAGCAGATAAAGCGATGTCGTTCCAGTCGATTGCCAAGTATACCCGCGCTTTTCATCAACTGGAAGACAATATGAATTTCAATTTTTCCTTCACCGAGCTCGTTTCGCTGCAACCGTATACGAGCAATCTCAAGAAGATGGACACTTATCAGCTTGATGGAACGGAACGATGGGAAAATGGGATTTTTTATTTTGACATAGATGACGAATCATTGACCGATGTGGCGAGCGAACTGTGTGAACATCTGGAATTGGACGAGGCGTAG